The DNA segment CCCTGACCGTGATTGCCATGCAATTTGTGAGAGAAATGAAAGCCGTCGAAGAATCGTCTTCTGCCGGAAATTTGGCCGTGTCGGCATCCGGCATCGACAGCGGTTCCAAGGTCAACGGGTAAACAGGATGAGTTTATTTTCAGCATCAGTACGTCGTATCCTGCTGCCATATTTATTGGCGCGTGAAAAAAAAGGCTCGGCTCTTAAACATTGGCGATTTTTCGAAAAGAGCCAGTATTGGACACTTGATCGGCTTCGCGCTTATCAATGGGAAAATCTAAAAAAATTATTGCGGCACGCATATGATACATCGCCTTTTTATACGGCGGTTTTCAAGGAACGCGGCCTGACTCCGGATTCAATCCGGAGTTTCGACGATTTGTCACTTTTGCCGATTCTTACGCGCAATGATCTCTTTGAAAAAAGCCGGGATATATTATCTAAAAGTTACAATCCGGAAAAACTGCAGCGAGTTTTAACGGGCGGAACGACAGGGCAGCAGGCGCCACTCTACCGGGATCAGGAGAGTTTTAATCTGAAGTTGGCTATCGAATGGCGTCACGAGAGTTATATGGGGCGAAACCCTTGCGACCGGATGGCCCTGATTTGGCCGGCGCATATAGATGTTGTCCATGACGAACCACTGAGGTCGAAATTGAAAGCCCGCTATCTATTGGGGCAGTATCTGTTCAGTGCCGGCACCAGCGATCCCAAAATAATGGAAAAATTCTATCGTGACATACGGGATTACCGGCCCGAATTCTTCAAAGTCTTCCCGGCGGCCTTTTATGGCTTAACCAGGTACATTTCAGAAAAAGGGTACCGGCCGCCGCGAGTAAAGGGGATCTTATCGACCGGGGAACCGCTGTATGAAAAGCAGAGGAAATTATTCGAAGAATATTATGGATGTCCCGCTTACGACATGTACGGTTCCCGTGAAGTCGGCAATACCGCTTCGGAATGCCCGGCGCATGAGGGATTGCATGTGGCGATGGAGACGTCGTA comes from the Candidatus Zixiibacteriota bacterium genome and includes:
- a CDS encoding putative Adenylyltransferase (Evidence 3 : Putative function from multiple computational evidences) → MSLFSASVRRILLPYLLAREKKGSALKHWRFFEKSQYWTLDRLRAYQWENLKKLLRHAYDTSPFYTAVFKERGLTPDSIRSFDDLSLLPILTRNDLFEKSRDILSKSYNPEKLQRVLTGGTTGQQAPLYRDQESFNLKLAIEWRHESYMGRNPCDRMALIWPAHIDVVHDEPLRSKLKARYLLGQYLFSAGTSDPKIMEKFYRDIRDYRPEFFKVFPAAFYGLTRYISEKGYRPPRVKGILSTGEPLYEKQRKLFEEYYGCPAYDMYGSREVGNTASECPAHEGLHVAMETSYVEFIDKGKPVDYGKEGEILITDLTNFAFPLIRYQINDYGAPIEKACSCGRGLQLMSPGVGRLIDDFWGPDGVRHTGNVLGIHLTAEPAHEIGQMQVIQKTLTDFIVKITHKPEPSQEVLDFIPMQMKKIIGQGINVRIEIVDEIPREKSGKTRFLKCEIDPPAGILHGDS